One segment of Luteolibacter rhizosphaerae DNA contains the following:
- a CDS encoding FKBP-type peptidyl-prolyl cis-trans isomerase — MKLYLTPGVLAFGLATLIPAAAQNEGAAEKPATETTPAAPAAPIDPAKVKSDSSYGLGFRTGGEFAQNYGQFGITAEDIDTEAFLKGFLTAFKGDKPEVAEEALKASMQALGDLLQTREKERAAKNLEAGKAFLAENGKREGVTTTASGLQYEVLAKGGDKKYVAPKEGEPEKQFLVNYKGTLIDGTEFDASPAGSPVPMTLQVIDGWKEALTTMPIGAKWKLFIPSELAYKDQRRSAEIAPNSVLIFELELTEIKDAPANPHGGLPFPMPEGAAPGGAPEGE, encoded by the coding sequence ATGAAACTGTATCTTACTCCCGGCGTCCTGGCTTTCGGCCTCGCCACCCTGATCCCGGCGGCCGCCCAGAATGAAGGTGCCGCGGAGAAGCCCGCTACCGAGACGACCCCGGCCGCTCCCGCCGCCCCGATCGACCCGGCCAAGGTGAAGTCCGATTCCTCCTACGGCCTCGGCTTCCGCACCGGCGGTGAGTTCGCGCAAAATTACGGCCAGTTCGGCATCACCGCCGAAGACATCGATACCGAAGCCTTCCTCAAGGGCTTCCTCACCGCGTTCAAGGGCGACAAGCCGGAAGTCGCGGAAGAAGCGCTCAAGGCCTCCATGCAGGCCCTCGGCGATCTCCTCCAGACCCGCGAGAAAGAACGCGCCGCCAAGAACCTCGAAGCCGGCAAGGCCTTCCTCGCCGAGAACGGCAAGCGCGAAGGCGTGACCACCACCGCCAGCGGCCTCCAGTACGAAGTCCTCGCCAAGGGCGGCGACAAGAAATACGTCGCCCCGAAGGAAGGCGAGCCCGAGAAGCAGTTCCTCGTGAACTACAAGGGCACCCTCATCGACGGCACCGAGTTCGATGCCTCTCCCGCCGGTAGCCCCGTCCCGATGACCCTCCAGGTCATCGATGGCTGGAAGGAAGCTCTCACCACCATGCCGATCGGCGCGAAGTGGAAGCTCTTCATCCCGAGCGAGCTTGCTTACAAGGACCAGCGCCGCAGCGCGGAGATCGCACCGAACAGCGTCCTGATCTTCGAACTTGAGCTCACCGAGATCAAGGACGCCCCGGCCAACCCGCACGGCGGCCTGCCCTTCCCGATGCCGGAAGGTGCCGCTCCCGGCGGTGCTCCGGAAGGCGAGTAA
- a CDS encoding Amuc_1099 family pilus-like system protein codes for MNPSEDPSDRLVDSLLREQARRSADEELLKSIEEKLDAVSPASAQAERPRSVLSNPAVIGALAAVVTLGMLILGSANMAMNKAKRSEQVAAPSYRESQLREQIVPENDLKELQRSVASAKPASPRITSSDAEGSLVVPDSSLKLETLEAPPAAAPAVSNQSFADNSGSGRGSGSAMGGPRHDLSQAPAKGDSKDIEQNMLLWGTPTAPSDALAGAAADSFVLPSEAPLAESLSEPEANELTQRSKNLPGKARARTDSGPSRENYGRLIDQPWKYPWQEALSTFSIDVDNASYTNIRRMIAEGRQIPADAVRIEELVNYFDYRYAGPQGDGPFAVTGDLATCPWKPGHLLARVAIKGKEIPNNSRPASNLVFLIDVSGSMQSPDKLPLLKRSIRVLIDQLDERDRVGMVVYAGTEGVVLEPTLLDERGKSQAIQALEKLEAGGSTNGGAGIQRAYQMAAKHLVQGGTNRVILATDGDFNVGTTGQGALVNLVKNGSGNRIYLSVLGFGTGNLNDAMLEAITKDGNGNYFYVDNDGEAQRVFLQKLTGTLVTIAKDVKIQVEFNPGKVKGYRLIGYANRILRHEDFNNDKVDAGDIGAGHTVTAFYEIVPDGVDMPATGSVDPLRYQKPLERDVVASDDWLTLKLRYKHPEGDNSSLIETTVKGEPVAWQQAGNDFRFASAVALFGMKLRQLPDVADVPWAKVESIARPGLADDAREQRSEFVSMVRKTGDYDPSVVEAEESTRMTPVWTAADLSFLEMRSTKWYVTFGLQSEGKWAPKLLGQDHLKKPFNNRVNPATMLNPGDTFFGDGAMQGRFKLIGFTEREVFSSLTGTSQNVQVAIYEDLSPGKLGKRYESQYGLLDAEIDAAAYADHSAVIAVKGSERTPLVIGEGSTFGANNRYLLKQVTADHASIEYTDQSGTLRLLNLPLQK; via the coding sequence ATGAATCCTTCTGAAGATCCCTCCGACCGCTTGGTCGATTCCCTTTTGCGCGAGCAGGCCCGCCGCTCCGCCGATGAGGAACTCCTCAAGTCCATCGAGGAGAAGCTCGACGCCGTAAGCCCCGCATCCGCCCAAGCCGAGCGTCCGCGCTCCGTCCTCAGCAACCCCGCTGTCATCGGAGCCTTGGCCGCTGTCGTTACTCTCGGCATGCTCATACTCGGTTCAGCCAATATGGCGATGAACAAAGCCAAGCGTTCCGAGCAGGTGGCGGCTCCCTCATATCGCGAGTCACAATTACGCGAACAGATCGTCCCCGAGAACGACCTCAAGGAGCTCCAACGCTCCGTCGCCTCCGCCAAGCCGGCTTCTCCACGTATCACCTCCAGCGATGCGGAGGGCTCGCTCGTCGTCCCGGATTCCTCCCTCAAGCTCGAGACCCTCGAAGCTCCACCCGCTGCCGCCCCTGCTGTTTCGAACCAATCCTTCGCCGATAACTCAGGAAGCGGTCGCGGCTCCGGTTCTGCCATGGGTGGCCCGCGTCATGATCTCTCTCAAGCTCCTGCTAAGGGAGACTCAAAGGACATCGAACAGAATATGCTTCTTTGGGGAACACCAACCGCTCCGTCGGATGCCCTTGCCGGTGCCGCCGCGGATAGCTTCGTCCTCCCCTCCGAAGCTCCCCTCGCCGAATCTCTCTCGGAGCCCGAGGCCAACGAACTAACGCAGCGCTCCAAAAATCTCCCCGGCAAGGCCAGAGCCCGGACCGACAGCGGACCCTCCCGCGAAAACTACGGCCGACTCATCGACCAGCCCTGGAAGTACCCGTGGCAGGAAGCGCTCTCGACCTTCTCCATCGATGTCGACAACGCCTCCTACACCAATATCCGGCGCATGATCGCCGAGGGCCGCCAGATCCCCGCGGATGCCGTCCGCATCGAGGAACTCGTGAACTACTTCGACTACCGCTACGCAGGCCCGCAGGGCGATGGCCCCTTTGCCGTCACCGGCGATCTCGCTACCTGCCCTTGGAAGCCCGGACACCTGCTCGCCCGCGTCGCCATCAAGGGTAAGGAGATCCCGAACAACTCCCGCCCTGCCTCGAACCTCGTCTTCCTCATCGATGTCTCCGGCTCGATGCAGTCGCCCGACAAGCTCCCGCTGCTCAAGCGCTCGATCCGCGTGCTGATCGACCAGCTCGATGAACGCGACCGCGTCGGCATGGTCGTCTACGCCGGCACCGAGGGCGTCGTCCTCGAACCCACCTTGCTCGATGAACGCGGCAAGTCCCAAGCCATCCAAGCCCTCGAGAAGCTGGAAGCAGGCGGCTCCACCAATGGCGGTGCAGGCATCCAGCGCGCCTATCAGATGGCTGCCAAGCACCTGGTCCAAGGCGGCACCAATCGCGTGATCCTCGCCACCGATGGCGACTTCAATGTCGGCACCACCGGCCAGGGCGCCCTCGTGAATCTCGTCAAGAACGGCTCCGGCAACCGCATCTACCTCAGCGTCCTCGGCTTCGGCACCGGCAATCTCAACGACGCCATGCTCGAAGCCATCACCAAGGATGGCAACGGCAACTACTTCTACGTCGACAACGACGGCGAGGCCCAGCGCGTCTTCCTCCAGAAGCTCACCGGCACCCTCGTCACCATCGCGAAGGACGTGAAGATCCAGGTCGAGTTCAATCCCGGCAAGGTCAAGGGCTACCGCCTCATCGGCTACGCGAACCGCATCCTCCGTCACGAGGATTTCAACAACGACAAGGTCGATGCCGGCGACATCGGCGCGGGCCACACCGTCACCGCCTTCTACGAGATCGTCCCGGATGGCGTGGACATGCCGGCCACCGGCTCGGTGGATCCCCTCCGCTATCAGAAGCCCCTCGAACGCGACGTCGTAGCCAGCGATGACTGGCTCACCCTCAAGCTCCGCTACAAGCATCCGGAAGGTGATAATAGCTCGCTCATCGAAACCACCGTCAAAGGCGAGCCCGTCGCTTGGCAACAGGCCGGAAACGACTTCCGCTTCGCCTCCGCCGTCGCCCTCTTCGGCATGAAGCTCCGCCAGCTCCCGGATGTCGCCGATGTCCCATGGGCCAAGGTTGAATCGATCGCCCGCCCGGGACTCGCCGATGACGCCCGCGAGCAGCGCAGCGAGTTTGTCTCCATGGTCCGGAAGACCGGTGACTACGATCCTTCCGTGGTGGAAGCGGAAGAGTCTACCCGTATGACCCCCGTCTGGACCGCTGCTGACCTCAGCTTCCTCGAAATGCGCAGCACCAAGTGGTACGTCACCTTCGGCCTGCAGTCGGAAGGAAAGTGGGCTCCCAAGCTTCTCGGTCAGGATCATCTTAAGAAACCCTTTAATAACCGCGTCAACCCCGCAACCATGCTCAACCCCGGTGACACCTTCTTCGGCGATGGCGCGATGCAAGGCCGCTTCAAGCTCATCGGCTTCACCGAGAGGGAAGTTTTCTCCAGTCTCACCGGCACCAGCCAGAATGTACAGGTCGCCATCTACGAAGACCTCAGCCCCGGTAAACTTGGCAAGCGCTACGAATCCCAATACGGCCTCCTGGATGCCGAGATCGACGCCGCCGCCTATGCCGATCATTCCGCCGTCATTGCCGTAAAAGGCTCCGAACGCACCCCCCTCGTCATCGGGGAAGGCAGCACCTTCGGCGCGAACAACCGCTACCTCCTCAAGCAAGTCACCGCCGACCACGCCAGCATCGAATACACCGACCAATCCGGCACCCTCAGGCTCCTCAACCTGCCTCTTCAAAAGTAG
- a CDS encoding polysaccharide biosynthesis/export family protein gives MNHGFGEGLAPGDSIKLTLRGVGSEEQEKVNGNYKLGQSGGVRLPMLETLLNAKGLTPEQFARSAEKAYREQGIYTQPAIEIEAIVGGEKGEAASMVSVGGQVKNAGDSEYRKGLTLLQAINAAGGRNEFGGRNVMLVREGKSYWLDYLNLKHKNLPLRPNDALQVEQRGAISDRWKGDEASVKGLFE, from the coding sequence TTGAACCATGGATTCGGCGAAGGGCTGGCCCCGGGCGATTCGATCAAGCTGACGCTGCGCGGTGTGGGTAGCGAGGAGCAGGAGAAAGTGAACGGGAACTACAAGCTGGGCCAATCCGGAGGGGTGCGCCTTCCGATGCTCGAGACGCTGCTCAACGCGAAAGGGCTGACTCCGGAGCAATTCGCGCGGAGTGCCGAGAAGGCTTATCGGGAGCAAGGGATCTACACCCAACCGGCAATTGAGATCGAGGCGATAGTAGGTGGGGAGAAGGGAGAAGCCGCGAGCATGGTGAGCGTGGGAGGGCAGGTGAAGAATGCGGGAGACTCCGAATACCGCAAGGGGCTGACCCTGCTCCAAGCGATCAATGCCGCGGGTGGACGAAATGAGTTCGGAGGACGAAACGTGATGCTGGTGCGGGAGGGGAAGTCGTATTGGCTGGATTACTTGAATCTGAAGCACAAGAACCTGCCGCTAAGGCCGAACGATGCGCTACAGGTGGAGCAGCGCGGGGCGATCTCCGATCGGTGGAAGGGAGATGAGGCGAGTGTGAAGGGGCTCTTCGAATGA
- a CDS encoding metal-dependent hydrolase, which produces MKLTYYGHSCFSVELADGTKLLFDPFITANELAKDIDIEAIQGDYVLLTHGHFDHMADAESVLQRTGAKLIANFEIVSWYNGKGISNAHPLNAGGAFHFPFGRVKGVNAIHSSVLPDGTYGGGPMGFIVESGGASFYVSGDTALTMDMKIIGEQHQLEFAVLCIGDNFTMGAEDAALAANWTGARTVIGVHYDTFPPIKLDKTAAHAAFTAKGVELLLPRIGETIGV; this is translated from the coding sequence ATGAAGCTCACCTACTACGGCCACTCCTGTTTCAGCGTCGAACTGGCCGACGGCACCAAGCTCCTCTTCGATCCCTTCATCACCGCGAACGAGCTCGCCAAGGACATCGACATCGAGGCCATCCAGGGCGACTACGTCCTGCTCACCCACGGGCACTTCGACCACATGGCGGATGCCGAATCGGTCCTCCAGCGCACCGGTGCCAAGCTCATCGCGAATTTCGAGATCGTCTCTTGGTACAATGGCAAGGGCATCTCCAATGCCCACCCGCTGAATGCCGGCGGCGCCTTCCACTTCCCCTTCGGTCGTGTGAAAGGCGTGAATGCCATCCACTCTTCCGTCCTGCCGGATGGCACCTACGGCGGCGGCCCCATGGGTTTCATCGTCGAATCCGGCGGCGCCTCCTTCTATGTCTCGGGGGATACCGCCCTCACCATGGACATGAAGATCATCGGCGAGCAGCACCAACTCGAGTTCGCCGTCCTTTGCATCGGGGATAACTTCACCATGGGTGCCGAGGACGCCGCCCTCGCCGCGAACTGGACCGGTGCCCGCACCGTCATCGGCGTCCACTACGACACCTTCCCGCCCATCAAGCTCGACAAGACCGCCGCCCACGCCGCCTTCACCGCAAAGGGCGTCGAACTCCTCCTCCCCCGCATCGGCGAAACCATCGGCGTCTGA
- a CDS encoding bifunctional GNAT family N-acetyltransferase/carbon-nitrogen hydrolase family protein: MPPKDHETKLGSVLVRNPTVADIPAILALHRRCFPQEGDAGGPWNEKHLRSHIHVFPEGQLLAEKDGQILGVASSLIVSLGRNPLRKHTYDGITDDGYFYNHDPQGDTLYGADVYVDPDARKFGVGAALYSARRDLCRRLNLRRILAGARLWHYDEHAARLTPEEYVWQVQDGKIPDPVLGFQIKQGFAVRGIMPNYLHDHRSRDHAALIEWINPEFQANDETSNKVRVACVQYHMRKVTDFDDFANQVRYFVETAGEDYGAEFVVFPEFLTVQLLSALPPLGSREGIRKLSEYTPQFIELMSGLARQQGLYLIAGSHPVAQPDGRLENTSMIFKPDGTHVSQPKLHITPSEKTWWGISGGDSLIVLQTPKAKIGVLICYDVEFPEAARYLADRGVEILFIPYCTDNRQGYLRVSLCAAARAIENQIYVATAGVVGNLPDVPAMDIHYGRAAVFTPSDFEFARDGIQAEADPNVETMLVTDLDISDLYRSRLNGSVTPVTDRRTDLFEFHNKLANEIIAPGVQEGHL; the protein is encoded by the coding sequence GTGCCGCCGAAAGACCACGAAACCAAGCTGGGCTCCGTTCTCGTTCGCAATCCCACCGTCGCCGACATTCCCGCCATCCTCGCCCTCCATCGCCGTTGCTTCCCGCAGGAAGGCGATGCCGGCGGCCCGTGGAATGAGAAGCACCTCCGCTCGCATATTCACGTATTCCCGGAGGGCCAGCTCCTCGCGGAGAAAGACGGCCAGATCCTCGGCGTGGCCTCTTCCCTCATCGTTTCGCTCGGGCGCAATCCGCTCCGCAAGCACACCTACGACGGCATCACCGACGACGGCTACTTCTACAATCACGACCCCCAGGGCGACACCCTCTACGGCGCGGACGTCTATGTGGATCCCGATGCCCGCAAGTTCGGCGTCGGTGCCGCGCTCTATTCCGCCCGCCGCGATCTCTGCCGCCGCCTGAATCTCCGCCGCATCCTCGCCGGCGCCCGCCTCTGGCACTACGACGAACACGCCGCCCGCCTCACTCCGGAGGAATACGTCTGGCAGGTGCAGGACGGCAAGATCCCGGACCCCGTCCTTGGCTTCCAGATCAAGCAAGGCTTCGCCGTCCGCGGCATCATGCCGAATTACCTCCACGATCACCGCTCGCGCGATCACGCCGCGCTGATCGAATGGATCAACCCGGAGTTCCAGGCCAACGATGAGACCAGTAACAAGGTCCGCGTCGCCTGCGTTCAATATCACATGCGCAAGGTCACCGACTTCGATGACTTCGCGAACCAAGTCCGCTACTTCGTTGAGACGGCAGGGGAGGACTATGGCGCGGAGTTCGTCGTCTTCCCGGAGTTCCTCACCGTGCAACTCCTCAGCGCCCTGCCGCCGCTCGGCTCGCGGGAGGGCATTCGCAAGCTCTCGGAATACACCCCGCAGTTCATCGAACTCATGAGCGGCCTCGCCCGCCAGCAGGGTCTCTACCTCATCGCAGGTTCCCATCCCGTCGCTCAACCCGATGGCCGCTTGGAGAACACCTCCATGATCTTCAAGCCGGATGGCACCCACGTTTCCCAGCCGAAGCTCCACATCACCCCCTCCGAGAAGACCTGGTGGGGCATCTCCGGCGGTGACTCCCTCATCGTGCTCCAGACCCCTAAGGCGAAGATCGGTGTGTTGATCTGCTACGACGTCGAGTTCCCTGAGGCCGCCCGCTATCTCGCCGATCGCGGCGTGGAAATACTATTCATCCCGTACTGCACGGACAATCGCCAGGGCTACCTCCGCGTCAGCCTCTGCGCCGCCGCCCGCGCCATCGAGAATCAGATCTACGTTGCCACCGCAGGCGTCGTCGGCAATCTGCCGGATGTCCCCGCCATGGACATCCACTACGGCCGTGCCGCCGTCTTCACCCCCAGCGATTTCGAGTTCGCCCGCGATGGCATCCAGGCCGAAGCCGACCCGAACGTGGAGACCATGCTCGTCACCGATCTCGACATCTCGGACCTTTATCGCTCCCGCCTGAATGGCAGCGTCACCCCCGTCACCGATCGCCGCACCGACCTCTTCGAATTCCATAACAAGCTCGCGAACGAAATCATCGCTCCCGGTGTCCAGGAAGGGCATCTCTGA
- a CDS encoding DUF6678 family protein — protein MNNTKWREVLAVLANSENLRSPIRWRFVDDERIFYQPVPPAGSLLVYSLPDMLPAPFALYNEIDWIEVPSQEDGRNDLDKLWSELWGLGFLPLSRSNSCLRITGYIW, from the coding sequence ATGAACAACACCAAGTGGCGCGAAGTTCTCGCGGTCCTTGCGAATTCGGAGAATTTGAGAAGTCCGATCCGGTGGCGCTTCGTGGATGACGAACGAATTTTCTACCAGCCGGTTCCCCCGGCTGGATCCTTGTTGGTATATAGTCTTCCGGACATGCTTCCTGCCCCCTTTGCTCTTTATAACGAGATCGACTGGATCGAGGTCCCCTCTCAGGAAGATGGCAGAAACGATTTGGACAAACTTTGGTCGGAGCTTTGGGGCCTCGGGTTTCTCCCCTTGAGTAGGAGCAATTCTTGTCTGCGGATAACGGGCTACATCTGGTGA
- a CDS encoding glycoside hydrolase family 25 protein, producing MKLSVLLPVLALGLCSCGGGGFGGTSVSDSPAVLNVSGWDPKERQRGGASYSEHDVSALRVNGAQGLIARSAKGPLLDEKFPAFLRSTDRSGMLLGAYHFVTMDQDPAYQADSFVDRVRSVARAQGISQRKILLVGDFDTASSPDRLVKFIQRVEQRTGVTPVTYLENSAKLRASLSNASPAQKSIIRRSPYWIALYSPAGTERSMGGALTPDGLMEQYGIWDEWAMWQYGGVIWQGGRSQAKHYNTGSWASPRYFGSMGHPMERNVFKGDMGELNSFWDRHGWAWW from the coding sequence ATGAAACTTTCCGTCCTGCTCCCTGTCCTTGCGCTCGGCCTTTGTTCCTGCGGTGGCGGGGGATTCGGCGGGACGAGTGTAAGTGATTCCCCGGCGGTGCTGAATGTCTCCGGCTGGGATCCGAAGGAGCGGCAGCGCGGCGGGGCGAGCTACTCGGAGCACGATGTGTCCGCACTGCGGGTGAACGGGGCGCAGGGCTTGATCGCACGCTCGGCGAAGGGGCCGCTGCTGGATGAGAAGTTCCCGGCCTTCCTGCGGTCCACCGACCGGAGCGGGATGCTGCTGGGGGCCTACCACTTCGTAACGATGGATCAGGACCCGGCGTATCAGGCGGACTCCTTCGTGGACCGGGTACGGTCGGTGGCGCGGGCGCAGGGGATCTCGCAGCGGAAGATCCTGCTGGTGGGAGATTTCGATACGGCGTCATCGCCGGACCGGCTGGTGAAATTCATCCAGCGGGTGGAGCAGCGGACGGGTGTCACTCCCGTCACCTACCTGGAGAACAGCGCGAAGCTGAGGGCGAGCCTAAGCAATGCGAGCCCGGCGCAGAAATCGATCATCCGGCGCTCGCCGTATTGGATCGCGCTCTATAGCCCAGCAGGGACGGAGCGGAGCATGGGCGGCGCGCTGACACCGGACGGACTGATGGAGCAGTACGGGATCTGGGACGAGTGGGCGATGTGGCAGTACGGCGGTGTGATCTGGCAGGGCGGCCGCTCGCAAGCGAAGCACTACAACACCGGCTCATGGGCAAGCCCGCGATACTTCGGCAGCATGGGGCACCCGATGGAGCGGAATGTTTTCAAGGGGGACATGGGCGAGCTGAATTCCTTCTGGGACCGGCACGGGTGGGCTTGGTGGTGA
- a CDS encoding cation:proton antiporter — protein sequence MLVFSVLAAGAADVSPLFGVISMVLLMAVLMALLLHRLKQNFLVGYMICGIIIANTSLLGSFGSADTQMDGVIAHLAEMGVILLMFTLGIEFSLGELKHLWRVSLIGGGIQVGTISAIGGAICWFCGIRPASEVVVLAVSVALSSTAVAMKSFQDMGQPNNPSARTALAIALFDDIVVILFLIILPALFGKGEGSIGGDIALALGKGILFLGGTMLLGRYGITPLLHAVARTRSSELFTLAVVALCAGVAVLGALLGLSPALGAFAAGLIVSESIYRHRIMADIMPFKDLFLAIFFVSVGLQIDLGIVMNDWMRILGFSILILIVKGTIAFNVARLFKLPLRPALLTGAALSSSGEFSLVLLGKAADYRPADPSIQQLLLSCAAFTMATVPLLMRGSGHAGRILEGTGFFKPKKKTVGENLTPTLAIKEISDHAIICGYGPVGRSLNEALRQSAVDTLVLELNSDTVRALKAAGQPVLFADASHSEALDLAGISRARMVAFTFPAVELTKAAVPIVREHNPGIVIFARAKFAAEIEELRALEIEVIHDERESAVAMIDAAKGVYQRIDLSDEDVREIVDGKQTPPIDARHS from the coding sequence ATGCTTGTTTTTTCGGTTCTCGCAGCCGGGGCGGCGGATGTTTCGCCCCTCTTCGGTGTAATCAGCATGGTCCTCCTGATGGCCGTGCTGATGGCCCTCCTGCTGCACCGGCTGAAACAGAACTTCCTCGTGGGTTACATGATCTGCGGGATCATCATCGCGAATACCTCGCTGCTCGGTTCCTTCGGCAGCGCGGATACCCAGATGGATGGCGTCATCGCCCACCTCGCGGAGATGGGCGTCATCCTGCTCATGTTCACGCTCGGCATCGAGTTCTCCCTCGGCGAGCTGAAGCATCTCTGGCGCGTGTCCTTGATTGGCGGCGGCATCCAGGTCGGAACCATCTCCGCCATTGGCGGAGCCATCTGCTGGTTCTGTGGCATCCGTCCCGCCTCGGAGGTCGTGGTCCTCGCCGTCTCCGTGGCGCTCAGTTCCACCGCCGTCGCCATGAAGTCCTTCCAGGACATGGGGCAGCCGAACAATCCCTCGGCTCGAACGGCCCTGGCCATCGCCCTCTTCGACGACATTGTCGTCATTCTCTTCCTCATCATCCTGCCCGCACTCTTCGGGAAAGGGGAGGGGTCCATCGGCGGCGATATCGCGCTCGCGCTCGGGAAGGGCATCCTCTTCCTCGGCGGCACCATGCTGCTCGGCCGCTACGGCATCACCCCGCTCCTCCACGCGGTGGCCCGCACCCGCAGCAGCGAGCTTTTCACCCTGGCTGTCGTCGCCCTCTGCGCGGGTGTCGCGGTTCTCGGCGCCTTGCTCGGACTCTCGCCCGCACTCGGTGCCTTCGCCGCCGGCCTCATCGTCAGCGAGTCGATCTACCGCCACCGCATCATGGCGGACATCATGCCCTTCAAGGATCTCTTCCTCGCGATCTTCTTCGTCTCGGTCGGGCTGCAGATCGATCTCGGCATCGTGATGAACGATTGGATGCGCATCCTCGGCTTCAGCATCCTGATCCTGATCGTGAAGGGCACCATCGCCTTCAATGTCGCCCGCCTCTTCAAGCTGCCCCTGCGCCCGGCCCTCCTCACCGGCGCCGCCCTCTCCAGCTCCGGCGAGTTCTCGCTGGTGCTCTTGGGCAAGGCTGCCGACTACCGCCCGGCCGATCCCTCCATCCAGCAGCTCCTCCTCAGCTGCGCCGCCTTCACCATGGCCACCGTGCCCCTGCTCATGCGCGGCAGCGGTCACGCCGGCCGCATCCTGGAAGGCACCGGTTTCTTCAAGCCGAAGAAGAAAACCGTGGGGGAAAACCTCACCCCCACTCTGGCGATCAAGGAGATCTCCGATCACGCCATCATCTGCGGCTACGGTCCCGTCGGTCGCTCGCTCAATGAAGCCCTCCGCCAGAGTGCCGTGGACACCCTTGTGCTCGAGCTCAATTCGGACACCGTGCGCGCGCTCAAGGCCGCCGGTCAGCCCGTCCTCTTCGCGGATGCTTCCCACTCGGAAGCTCTCGATCTGGCCGGCATCAGCCGCGCCCGCATGGTCGCCTTCACCTTCCCCGCCGTGGAGCTCACCAAGGCCGCCGTGCCCATCGTCCGCGAACACAATCCCGGCATCGTGATCTTCGCCCGCGCCAAGTTCGCCGCCGAGATCGAAGAACTCCGCGCCCTCGAAATCGAAGTCATCCACGACGAACGCGAAAGCGCCGTCGCCATGATCGATGCCGCCAAAGGCGTCTACCAACGCATCGATCTGTCCGACGAGGACGTGCGTGAAATCGTGGACGGCAAGCAAACGCCGCCGATCGATGCGCGGCATTCATAG
- a CDS encoding RNA polymerase sigma factor: MDRSRFSELIRQHHLTLLSYARAVAGNDATARELVQDSFVAAWQNIGRFEVTRDFAAWMRGILRNKWREHCRTHAREVPFDEAALSALEETLSPHPQGDAVIFVRLEACRDKLPPPMAEALRVCYDEGRTSEEAASLLDLNPAALRKRLERARETLRLCLSRKA, encoded by the coding sequence ATGGACAGGAGCCGCTTCTCCGAACTGATCCGTCAGCACCACCTTACCCTGCTCTCCTACGCACGGGCGGTTGCCGGGAACGACGCCACCGCGCGCGAACTCGTCCAGGACTCCTTCGTCGCCGCCTGGCAAAATATCGGCCGCTTTGAAGTCACCCGCGACTTCGCCGCCTGGATGCGTGGCATCCTCCGGAACAAGTGGCGCGAGCACTGCCGCACCCATGCCCGCGAGGTCCCCTTCGATGAGGCCGCCCTCTCCGCCTTGGAAGAGACCCTCTCACCGCACCCTCAGGGGGATGCCGTGATCTTCGTCCGCCTGGAAGCCTGCCGCGACAAGCTTCCTCCGCCCATGGCCGAGGCCCTCCGCGTCTGCTACGATGAAGGCCGTACCAGCGAGGAAGCCGCCTCCCTTCTCGACCTGAATCCCGCCGCGCTCCGCAAACGTCTGGAGCGCGCCCGTGAAACCCTCCGCCTCTGCCTCTCCCGCAAGGCCTGA